One genomic segment of Alphaproteobacteria bacterium HT1-32 includes these proteins:
- a CDS encoding methyltransferase domain-containing protein → MTLTEGWLNFDNSPSVRLAAFPAVWKMLGGIGIISPAQRSYIEFCARHQVIYANAVRRIPLADGSVEVIYSSHMLEHLSQREAAGFLREALRVLQPGGIIRLALPDLAMAVDAYRRDGDADAFMDGLLVAAPPLSSLKDRLRLLFSGYRHHQWMYDGNSLKALVERNGFAGAVIQPPGQTMIGDPGTLDLQERSDQSVYVEARKPG, encoded by the coding sequence ATGACCCTGACCGAGGGATGGCTGAATTTTGATAATTCCCCCAGCGTCAGGCTGGCTGCTTTCCCGGCGGTCTGGAAGATGCTGGGCGGAATTGGAATCATCTCACCGGCCCAGCGTTCCTATATTGAATTCTGTGCCCGGCATCAGGTGATTTATGCAAATGCGGTGCGCCGCATTCCGCTGGCTGATGGCTCGGTGGAGGTGATCTACAGCTCACATATGCTGGAGCATCTGAGCCAGAGGGAAGCGGCAGGTTTTCTCAGGGAGGCATTACGGGTTTTGCAGCCGGGCGGAATTATCCGTCTGGCACTGCCTGATCTGGCGATGGCGGTTGATGCCTATCGCCGGGACGGGGATGCAGATGCGTTCATGGACGGTCTGCTGGTGGCGGCCCCGCCCCTGTCATCCCTGAAGGACAGGCTGCGGCTGCTGTTCTCCGGTTACCGTCATCACCAGTGGATGTATGACGGTAACTCGCTGAAGGCGCTGGTTGAGCGGAACGGTTTTGCCGGGGCTGTCATCCAGCCGCCCGGTCAGACAATGATCGGTGATCCGGGGACTCTGGACCTTCAGGAACGGAGCGACCAGTCGGTTTATGTCGAGGCCCGTAAACCCGGTTGA
- a CDS encoding polyketide cyclase, which produces MSKSTTEFVYVTYIRSTAEKVFEAITKPEIARQYWQHENVSDWKPGSRWEHVRSNDERKVRLIGDVVECTRPTRLVITWAGASDYEDRSSHSRVTFEIEPFEDMVRLTVIHDELQTGSEMAAGISQGWPRVLSSLKSLLETGEAIDVFARPLSGDGDQIACAGE; this is translated from the coding sequence ATGAGCAAATCAACAACTGAATTCGTTTATGTCACTTATATCCGGTCCACAGCTGAAAAGGTGTTCGAGGCGATCACGAAGCCGGAGATTGCCCGGCAATACTGGCAGCATGAGAATGTCTCGGACTGGAAACCCGGCTCAAGATGGGAGCATGTGCGCAGTAATGACGAGCGCAAGGTCCGGCTGATCGGGGATGTGGTTGAATGCACACGGCCGACACGTCTGGTTATCACCTGGGCAGGTGCCTCTGATTACGAAGACCGTTCCAGCCACAGCCGGGTGACCTTCGAGATCGAGCCGTTTGAAGATATGGTCCGGCTGACCGTCATCCATGACGAGTTGCAGACAGGCAGCGAGATGGCGGCGGGTATCAGTCAGGGCTGGCCACGGGTGCTGTCGAGCCTGAAATCGCTGCTGGAAACGGGTGAGGCAATTGATGTTTTTGCCCGGCCATTATCAGGCGATGGCGATCAGATAGCCTGTGCCGGCGAGTAA
- a CDS encoding metalloregulator ArsR/SmtB family transcription factor, translated as MDADKVFRALGDPSRRKLLDLLCERNGQTLGELCNHLDMARQSATQHLGILEAANLVSTVRRGREKLHFINPVPLHEVYERWVRKFERQRLSLLHDLKTELEGDGQ; from the coding sequence ATGGATGCGGACAAGGTGTTCAGGGCGCTGGGGGATCCCAGCCGGCGGAAGCTGCTGGACCTGCTCTGTGAGCGGAACGGGCAGACGCTGGGGGAGTTGTGTAACCACCTTGATATGGCCCGGCAGTCGGCAACCCAGCATCTCGGTATTCTGGAGGCAGCCAATCTGGTGAGTACGGTCCGGCGTGGCCGGGAGAAGCTGCATTTCATCAATCCGGTGCCGCTGCATGAAGTTTATGAGCGGTGGGTGAGGAAGTTTGAGCGGCAACGGCTCAGTCTGTTGCACGACCTGAAAACAGAACTTGAGGGAGATGGACAATGA
- a CDS encoding acyltransferase family protein: MKYRPEIDGLRALAVVPVILFHAGFGAFSGGYVGVDVFFVISGYLITTIILTEMAEDRFSLVRFYERRARRILPALILVTLVSLAFGWIFLNPIAVKSLATSTIGVATFTSNILFWLGKGYFEEASELMPLIHTWSLAVEEQYYVIFPVALMLLSRVGVTKFAPVFAALVVISLAVAVWAVSFQTHPRIVSGAFFLLPTRGWELLLGGIAALILMKQRNGGTGSVLQQALAALGLAAILLSVVIYDSQTAFPGLAALLPTVGAFLIILYGTGDTFTGRLLANPLLVGPGLISYSLYLWHQPLFAFYRHMQGTTVIDVTAAVLLILASAVLSFITWKLVETPFRRRDFLSVKRLLSVSFVALLAVGLCGAFTRMTTSGYEDWLAKDLAKYDYVYFGNLDERRFMESRFRYETRQPEIVVMGSSRMMQIGSQTLDGKVLNLSVSGASVEDYVALVGEATAKFDIRTVYLGADPWLFNAASGQLRWKSVEGLYAYWQDQISRAVQTAQPAEYPPRSDQYDPVDAGFAERLFRSVNRSAFRAETGRVEAQPKKVYDGFHVNSELDIARTEQEIKSGFPALLNYAMATYRPSDAAIRDYSDLIRFLKQQDIEVFLVLPPYHPEMIAVMRTEKPLFLEIEERFRELADDLSVPVLGSYDAVRAGCPAEGFYDGMHPKEACMREILMQGQN, from the coding sequence TTGAAGTATCGTCCGGAGATAGACGGGTTACGGGCCCTTGCGGTTGTTCCGGTCATTCTGTTCCATGCCGGGTTCGGGGCGTTCAGCGGCGGGTATGTCGGCGTCGACGTGTTCTTCGTCATCAGCGGATATCTGATAACGACGATCATCCTGACGGAAATGGCAGAGGACAGGTTCAGCCTTGTCCGCTTCTATGAACGACGGGCGCGCCGGATTCTGCCGGCACTGATACTGGTGACGCTGGTCTCTCTGGCTTTCGGCTGGATCTTTCTCAATCCGATTGCGGTGAAAAGCCTGGCCACCAGTACCATCGGCGTGGCGACCTTTACGTCGAATATTCTGTTCTGGCTCGGTAAGGGATATTTTGAAGAAGCATCTGAACTGATGCCTCTGATCCATACATGGAGCCTTGCGGTTGAAGAGCAGTATTATGTGATCTTCCCGGTCGCCCTGATGTTGCTCAGCCGGGTGGGCGTGACAAAGTTTGCACCGGTTTTTGCTGCTCTGGTCGTCATCAGTCTGGCCGTCGCGGTCTGGGCGGTAAGTTTTCAGACACATCCCAGAATTGTCAGTGGTGCCTTTTTCCTGTTGCCGACCCGCGGATGGGAATTGCTGCTTGGCGGGATCGCCGCCCTGATACTGATGAAACAGCGGAATGGTGGCACGGGGAGCGTTCTTCAACAGGCTCTCGCAGCGCTTGGCCTTGCCGCCATATTGCTGTCGGTCGTGATCTATGATTCGCAGACGGCGTTTCCCGGTCTTGCTGCTCTGTTGCCCACCGTCGGGGCTTTTCTGATTATCCTTTATGGCACCGGTGACACGTTCACCGGCCGGTTGCTGGCCAATCCGTTGCTGGTCGGTCCGGGGCTGATATCTTACAGCCTGTATCTCTGGCACCAGCCGCTCTTTGCCTTCTACCGGCATATGCAGGGGACGACCGTCATTGATGTGACGGCAGCTGTGCTGCTGATCCTGGCTTCTGCCGTTCTGTCTTTCATCACATGGAAGCTGGTTGAAACACCTTTCAGAAGACGGGACTTCCTGTCTGTGAAACGCCTGCTGTCCGTCAGCTTTGTGGCGCTGCTGGCGGTCGGTCTTTGTGGTGCCTTCACCCGCATGACCACCAGTGGATATGAGGACTGGCTGGCGAAAGATCTGGCGAAATATGACTATGTCTATTTCGGGAACCTCGACGAGCGGCGCTTCATGGAAAGCCGGTTCCGGTATGAAACACGGCAGCCGGAGATTGTTGTCATGGGGTCCTCCCGGATGATGCAGATCGGCAGTCAGACACTGGACGGAAAGGTTCTCAATCTGAGCGTCAGCGGTGCATCGGTTGAAGATTATGTGGCACTGGTTGGTGAGGCGACGGCAAAGTTCGATATCCGGACCGTCTATCTTGGTGCTGACCCCTGGCTGTTCAACGCAGCGTCCGGACAACTGAGATGGAAATCTGTCGAGGGACTTTATGCCTATTGGCAGGATCAGATAAGCAGGGCAGTGCAGACCGCGCAGCCTGCCGAATATCCTCCACGGTCGGATCAGTATGACCCGGTGGATGCAGGGTTTGCCGAACGGTTATTCCGGTCCGTTAACCGGTCCGCCTTCCGGGCGGAGACGGGCAGGGTCGAGGCACAGCCGAAAAAGGTCTATGACGGATTCCACGTTAACAGCGAACTGGATATCGCCCGGACAGAGCAGGAGATTAAAAGCGGGTTTCCCGCACTGCTGAATTATGCCATGGCGACCTACAGGCCCTCGGACGCGGCAATCCGGGACTACAGTGATCTGATCCGGTTCCTGAAGCAGCAGGATATCGAGGTGTTTCTGGTCCTGCCTCCCTATCATCCGGAGATGATTGCAGTGATGCGGACAGAAAAGCCGTTGTTTCTGGAGATTGAAGAGCGGTTCCGGGAACTGGCGGATGACCTGTCTGTTCCTGTTCTCGGCTCTTATGATGCGGTCAGAGCCGGTTGCCCGGCAGAGGGATTCTATGACGGGATGCACCCGAAAGAAGCCTGTATGCGGGAAATTCTGATGCAGGGTCAGAACTGA
- the guaA gene encoding glutamine-hydrolyzing GMP synthase, which produces MTDKVLILDFGSQVTQLIARRVREGGVYCEIHPFNKVTAESIADFDPKAIILSGGPASVTQIDTPRAPQAVFDTGLPLLGICYGEQTICAQLGGAVTPSDHQEFGRAFVDIVDDCALFQDVWSVGGREQVWMSHGDRIDAIPEGFKVVARTDSAPYAAIANDEKRIYAVQFHPEVVHTPHGKELIHNFIHKVAGCSGDWTMAAFREQEIAKIRAQVGDGKVICGLSGGVDSSVAAVLIHEAIGDQLTCIFVDHGLLRLNEAEEVVRVFRDQYNIPLVHSDASERFLGDLAGVSDPEQKRKIIGRDFIEVFEMEAEKIGGADFLAQGTLYPDVIESVSFTGGPSVTIKSHHNVGGLPERMNMQLVEPLRELFKDEVRDLGRELGIPETIVGRHPFPGPGLAIRIPGPVSAERCDILRKADAIYIEEIRNAGLYDAIWQAFAVLLPVQTVGVMGDARTYDFACALRAVTSTDGMTADYYHFDHEFLGRTANRIINEVRGINRVVYDVTSKPPGTIEWE; this is translated from the coding sequence ATGACGGATAAGGTTCTCATCCTGGACTTCGGGAGCCAGGTTACCCAGCTCATCGCGCGCCGCGTCCGCGAGGGTGGGGTCTATTGTGAAATTCACCCTTTCAACAAGGTGACGGCTGAGAGCATTGCGGATTTTGATCCGAAGGCGATCATCCTGTCTGGCGGGCCGGCATCGGTCACCCAGATCGATACCCCCCGTGCACCGCAGGCGGTGTTTGATACGGGATTGCCGCTGCTTGGTATCTGTTATGGTGAGCAGACCATCTGCGCCCAGCTTGGCGGTGCGGTTACCCCGTCAGACCATCAGGAATTTGGCCGCGCCTTCGTTGACATCGTCGATGACTGTGCGCTGTTCCAGGATGTCTGGAGCGTTGGCGGACGCGAACAGGTCTGGATGAGCCATGGTGACCGCATTGATGCCATCCCGGAAGGCTTCAAGGTTGTCGCCCGGACAGACAGCGCCCCCTATGCCGCGATTGCCAATGATGAGAAGCGCATCTATGCGGTGCAGTTCCATCCGGAGGTGGTGCATACCCCGCATGGCAAGGAACTGATCCACAATTTCATTCATAAGGTTGCGGGCTGTAGCGGCGACTGGACGATGGCGGCTTTCCGAGAACAGGAAATAGCCAAGATCCGGGCACAGGTTGGTGATGGCAAGGTGATCTGCGGTCTGTCCGGTGGTGTGGATTCCTCGGTTGCCGCCGTGCTGATCCACGAAGCCATCGGCGACCAGCTGACCTGCATCTTTGTCGATCACGGCCTGTTGCGTCTGAACGAGGCGGAGGAAGTGGTCCGGGTGTTCCGCGACCAGTACAATATTCCGCTGGTGCATTCTGACGCGTCAGAGCGGTTCCTTGGCGACCTGGCCGGGGTTTCTGACCCGGAACAGAAGCGCAAGATCATTGGTCGTGATTTCATCGAAGTCTTCGAGATGGAAGCGGAGAAGATTGGCGGCGCGGACTTCCTCGCACAGGGCACGCTTTATCCGGATGTCATCGAGAGCGTCAGTTTCACCGGCGGCCCCAGCGTCACCATCAAAAGCCATCACAATGTGGGTGGCCTGCCGGAACGCATGAATATGCAGCTGGTCGAGCCGCTGCGGGAACTGTTCAAGGATGAGGTCCGTGACCTTGGTCGTGAACTTGGCATTCCCGAGACCATTGTTGGCCGGCACCCGTTCCCCGGCCCGGGCCTCGCGATCCGCATTCCCGGCCCCGTCTCGGCAGAACGCTGCGACATTCTCCGCAAGGCCGATGCCATCTATATCGAGGAAATCCGCAATGCGGGTCTGTATGATGCGATCTGGCAGGCATTTGCCGTGCTGTTGCCGGTACAGACCGTGGGCGTCATGGGCGATGCCCGTACCTACGACTTCGCCTGCGCCCTGCGCGCTGTAACCTCAACCGATGGCATGACGGCGGATTACTATCACTTCGACCATGAATTCCTCGGTCGCACCGCCAACCGTATCATCAACGAAGTCCGCGGTATCAACCGGGTGGTCTATGACGTAACGTCGAAGCCACCGGGCACGATTGAGTGGGAATGA
- a CDS encoding rRNA cytosine-C5-methylase, whose translation MRPSARVQMAIDLLDGMFEGLRPADQVLATIFRRSRFIGSKDRRAVRDLVYGVIRHRSRLVHRLRQYGADETPRALVLAYLVISGTESISELFDGSAHSPMPLDGREPDMVAELAHFHGDADQPVPVRLEIPDWLYPLLQQSFGDNLIAEMQGLNAEAPVDLRANSLKSDRDTELAALRAADIEAEATAYSPIGIRLSRRLTLGNYPSYKEGRVEVQDEGSQLAALLCGVKPKMKVIDFCAGAGGKTLALAAAMKGRGDLIACDTDGRRLAELQVRADAAGITEMLGYRALSGDDDPWLTEHAGKADVVLVDAPCSGVGAWRRSPDARWLLTEERLQGYLDLQKEILDRAATLVKPGGKLVYVTCSLLRDENEAQSAAFRDRQPGFTSHDLGPELGELGLSALPSQQGEVTLSPATTGTDGFFISVMRRADG comes from the coding sequence ATGCGCCCGTCAGCCCGCGTTCAGATGGCAATCGACCTGCTGGACGGTATGTTCGAGGGTCTGCGCCCGGCAGATCAGGTTCTGGCAACCATTTTCCGGCGCTCGCGTTTTATCGGTTCGAAAGACCGGCGGGCGGTGCGTGATCTGGTTTATGGCGTCATCCGTCACCGGTCGCGGCTGGTCCATCGTTTGCGCCAGTACGGGGCTGACGAGACCCCGCGGGCACTGGTTCTGGCCTATCTGGTGATCTCCGGCACGGAATCGATTTCCGAGCTGTTTGACGGGTCGGCGCATTCGCCGATGCCGCTTGATGGCCGGGAACCGGACATGGTGGCGGAACTGGCTCACTTCCACGGAGATGCAGATCAGCCGGTTCCGGTTCGTCTCGAAATACCGGACTGGCTGTATCCCCTGTTACAACAGTCCTTTGGTGACAACCTGATTGCTGAAATGCAGGGGCTGAATGCCGAAGCACCGGTGGATCTGCGGGCAAACAGCCTGAAGTCAGACCGGGATACGGAGCTTGCAGCCCTGCGGGCCGCCGATATTGAAGCTGAAGCCACAGCTTACTCACCCATCGGTATCCGTCTGTCCCGTCGCCTGACGCTCGGCAATTACCCTTCCTACAAGGAGGGCCGGGTCGAGGTTCAGGATGAGGGGTCGCAACTGGCGGCGCTGCTCTGTGGCGTGAAGCCAAAAATGAAGGTTATCGACTTCTGTGCAGGTGCCGGCGGCAAGACGCTGGCGCTGGCTGCTGCAATGAAAGGCCGGGGCGACCTGATTGCCTGTGATACGGACGGGCGTCGCCTTGCAGAATTGCAGGTCCGTGCCGATGCGGCGGGTATTACGGAGATGCTGGGCTATCGCGCTTTGTCCGGTGACGATGACCCCTGGCTGACTGAACATGCAGGCAAGGCCGATGTGGTGCTGGTTGATGCCCCCTGTTCCGGGGTTGGTGCCTGGCGTCGCAGCCCGGACGCCCGCTGGCTGCTGACGGAAGAGCGTCTGCAGGGGTATCTCGACCTTCAGAAAGAGATTCTGGACCGGGCCGCGACACTGGTAAAGCCCGGCGGCAAGCTGGTTTATGTGACCTGCTCGCTGCTTCGTGATGAGAACGAGGCGCAATCTGCGGCTTTTCGTGATCGTCAGCCCGGTTTCACCAGTCACGATCTTGGCCCGGAACTGGGCGAGCTGGGTCTGTCCGCTTTGCCGTCTCAGCAGGGGGAAGTCACCCTCAGCCCGGCGACAACCGGGACGGACGGTTTTTTCATCTCCGTGATGAGGCGTGCTGATGGCTGA